Proteins from one Deltaproteobacteria bacterium genomic window:
- a CDS encoding cyclic nucleotide-binding domain-containing protein, whose protein sequence is MKESDFLDENAVIVERLKQLPILRTFDKDDIKGLMQFSKVREYDVDEVIIREGDTDTCIFFILSGKVIVEKDGVELAELGQPGDVFGEMAVIQSRPRSATVRAFDKTLCLMVDSSYMDMLDKTDKSTFMYIIFRIFSILLANRLRETTDSLIAAKREIDRLKEGSP, encoded by the coding sequence ATGAAAGAGTCTGACTTTCTTGATGAAAATGCGGTCATTGTTGAGCGGCTAAAGCAGTTGCCCATACTGAGAACCTTCGATAAGGATGATATTAAAGGGCTCATGCAGTTCAGCAAGGTACGGGAATATGATGTCGATGAGGTCATTATCAGGGAAGGTGATACCGATACCTGCATTTTCTTTATACTTTCAGGAAAGGTTATTGTTGAGAAGGATGGTGTTGAACTGGCAGAGCTGGGGCAGCCCGGTGATGTTTTTGGTGAGATGGCTGTTATACAGTCCCGCCCCAGATCGGCTACGGTCAGGGCTTTTGACAAGACGCTCTGCCTTATGGTCGATTCCTCCTATATGGATATGCTCGACAAAACTGATAAAAGCACATTCATGTACATTATATTCCGTATATTCTCGATTCTGCTGGCTAACCGTTTGAGAGAAACGACGGATTCTCTTATTGCTGCAAAGCGCGAAATCGACCGCCTTAAAGAAGGCAGCCCATAA